gagatacatgcatccttatgtttatagcagcattatttacaataaccaagagacagaaagcagaccaagtgtccatggactgatgaatggataaagatgcagtatatatacacacacacacaatggaacattacttagccataaaaacgactgaaatctttccatttgtaatgaatggaaatgaatgagctagagagtataaggGTAACCGAAGTCAGTCAGAggaaagcaaataccatatgatttcactcataagtggaattgaagaacaaaacaaaggagcaaaggggaaaaaataagaaagggagagagaaagacaaatcaagaaccagactcttaaccatGGAGAACAATccgatggttatcagaggggagatggttgggggataggtgaaataggagatggggattaaggtgtgcacttgtgatgagcactgggtgatatatggaagtgttaaatcactatattgaacacctgaaactaatattacactttatgttaactggaattcaaatgaaaacttttaaaaaaaagacaactacatAAAGCATTAATTATTAGAGTGTCGTAATAGGAATacactaaagacaaaaaaattttgttttgaatgaAGTGTTACTGCCTTTTGGTCTGAACTGCCATCTTCTAGTAATTTGCCAAAATGACCaacacaaagggaaagagaagaggcacCCTCTGTATGTTCTCTAGGCCTTTTAGAAAACATGGAATTGTTCCTTTGGCCACATACATGCCAATCTACAAGAAAGGTGATGTAGACATCAAGGGAATGGGCACTGTTCAAGAAGTGCTTCATAAATGTTACCATGGCAAAACTGGAAGAGTCTACAGTGTCACCCAGCATGCTGTTGGCCTTGTATACAGACAAGTGAAGGACGAGATACTTGATAAGAGAATTAATGTACATATTGAGCATATTAAGCCCTCAAAGAGCCAAGATAACTTCCTGAAGTGTGTGaaggaaaatgatcagaaaaagaaggaagcccAAAAGATAGGTACTTGGATTCAACTGAACCTCCAGCCTACTCCACCCAGAGAAGCACACTTTGTAAGCACCAAAGGAGCCTGAGCTGCTGGAATCCATTCCCTATGAATTCATGGTACAATaagtataagaaaaagaaaagacatcaagactgtaaaaaaaaaaaaaaaagaaagaaaagaaaagtattatCATTTAACAGATTAAGAAAATGAAGCATATGGAGGGGAGAAGGAtaggggatgggataactgggtgatgggcattaaggagaacACTTGATGTAAcaagcactgggtattgtatgcaactaatgaatcaataaattctacctctgaaactattaatacagtatatgttagttaaattgaatttaaatttaaaaaaatttttttaaagaaagaagatgaagcaTAGAGGTCTTTACCTTTCCTTAAAGGAATCTGCAGTTAGTTACTGACCAGGGTGACTCTGCactagacaaagaaaaatatgcagatTTGAAGGGCCAGTGTGGAAACTTATAGAAGTCATGTGATAAATAGAGTTTGGGCCAAATCCATGTCACAGTGGGTCTAGTGTATCCACAGATTAATTCTTTGGTTATTTCTCCTGGTCTTAAATACATAGTTGGAGGAAATAATCTTTCACATAACCGTACGTTGGTTCTTACAGAATGGGAGCTACTATGGTAAGAAGGACTAAGTTGAAGTCCCTGAAAGTATTTTTCCATAGcaaaatcataattaaaaaccAATATTgcaactgtgagaaaaaaattgcAGGGATTAAAGCCATCATCAAATATGCGAGAATGATCGTCACTACCCTGTTTCTATTTAACTTGTTTGTTTATCTAATGTCAAGGCCACCATACTTGTGGAACAAGTAGGGATTACCATAAAGTTAATTAGGAAGTTCCAAAAATTGTAGCATCTGCGGAAGATTTTGTATCTTTGCTTTAGCAAATCAACATAGTCCCTTCCCtggaaaatgagatttttcttcATGTAAACCAGCAAGAATTATCACAAACAGTACAATATCACTTGACATGTACACCAGTATATCTGTGCTGTCTTTCCTCAGAGCTATCTCAACTGTTCTGCATTCTGTTATAATACAGTCTATAGGAATGTGGATCGTATAGAAATCTCACAATATGTCGTGCTGGTCCACTAAATTAATGATCTCAGGCCAGGTGGAACTGATGTGCACAAAATTGTGAGTATGTTATGCcttcataaaatatttgcatgACAACAGGGGGAGATAAGACCCATGAAATTTCAAGGAACTATCATATCAAGAAGTGCAACACTCATTCATATACAGCATGTAAAGATATCCCCTAAATCTCCTCTAAAGTGAAAAAAACCTACTTCATCTTAAACAGTTACCTGTAAGAAAGAGGCACAGTAATTGCTGAGTCACTTTGGATTTGGAATGCAAGATATACCACGTTCGGTTATGTTGCTCCAACTTTTTCCCCCATTAGTCCGTATGATGTCCCAAGGCTTTACAGCATATCTAGGCTGCAGTAAAAACCACTCTGCCGCTTGGGTTTTAAGAACCATCAGATCCGATTCCAATGTTTCATGAGTCAGGGCAAAATAGGGATTCTGGACAGACCTTCTGAAAAAACCCAATGGGTATATAACACAAAAAGTCTTAGGGTTTCAGTGCAAAGTCACATCCTCTTCTGCCTATATTTTCAAGAAACAATTCCCAGATTGTTAATGGGCCCTGGGGATGTTAATGGGCATATACGGAGAAACCTTTCAGAATGGGCACAGGAGTTGAGAATATTTGTGAGCATGTGAATGTCTGTCAGCCTCTTTCCTCAGCCACTCCAAGAGTTACTCAGTGGACCTGTGTATAAATTGGCAGTGGGGCTGGGAATGGAGGCTATGCATTGGCTCAGTGGTATGGATTTTTCCTTACCACACTGATCAGCCTACCACTAGAACTGAGTGCCTTAATTGCCAAGACTAAAGGTTCACATGGAGCGACAACTATCTGTCATTCTGAATCCTCAAGCAATCTCTCTGAGGGCAGGTTTATGACATTGGTCCCCTTCCAACATAAAAATTGTCATAATTATAACAGGACATATTCTACATATGGATTTGCCTTCCCTCTCTGCTATGCTTCTGCATCATTATCTGTGGACTTTAGGAATGCCTCATTCATCATCATGGTATTCCACATAGCACCCTCCCAAACTCATTTCAGCATAATAAAATGTGACAATGGCTCAGCGTCCATAAAAGGTATTGTTCTTTCCATGCAACACAGTACCTAGAAGTAGGTAGCCTTGGTAGATTTGGATGACCTACTGAAAAATATTATCTCATCAGCTTGGATATAACATCCTTATGGGTATTATATATCATGTATTATATGCTTTGTATATCTGGTGTACTTTTTTCCCAAATACAGAATACATAGGCTCAGGAACCAAGGAGCAGAAATGAATGTGAACACTCTCACCACCTAATATCTCACTtcagcttttctttcctcttctgctctTGAGGTCTTAGTTcccttttaaaagataaatgtgtTCACCAGAAGGCACATCAATGGTTATGACTTCACCTGGTATTGTGGGACCTCATGCCATGATGCCATTGAACTGAGAATtagttaagaaaattaatttcttatgTGGGGCAAATAATCCCAATTATCAAGGGGAATAAGCTGGTTGCTACACAATGAGGAGAAGCAACACTATGTTTGGAACCCATGGAATTCTCTCGGTGAGTCTTAGTACTGCCATGTTTGATAGTTAGCATCATTCAAAAACTATGACAGCCCAACAAAGGCTTCATAACCTCTAGAAACAAAAGTCTGGTACAACTTACCAGGTAGTGGTTGAAAGCAAAGTAACATGAACTGGGTCATAAAATAATGTGATTGAAACCAATACCAGCAGTGGCCTCATGACCCATTACATCAATGAAGACTGTGGCTGTAAtggatatttttatgtatatattaaccaattattttctttttttttttttaaagattttatttattcattcgacagagagagagagacagccagcgagagagggaacacaagcagggggagtgggagaggaagaagcaggctcataggggaagagcctgatgtggggctcgatcccataatgccgggatcacgccctgagctgaaggcagacgcttaaccgctgtgccacccaggcacccctaaccaattattttctatttcatttgtagACCATCAGACCCTGAGAAGTTACTCAGACTAGATGAAAAGGACAGTGTATTACCTGAAGTAATGGACTTGAGATGGGCACATAATGACTTGAGATGGACACATAACTGACAGGAGAGTGGGCCTCTTGCTGGAAAGAGGTAGGGAGTTGCCTATCCTAAGCTGAAGGCCTGAATTTCCTATGAGAGAGAAATACTCACAGAATGTGAGAATGTATGCAGACTGAACTAAGGATTAATTGTGCCAACCCCAAGCCTATTGGTCTCCAGATACATTTATTGCCCTTCCCTGATCTAGCCAGTTTGTGGTGGGGTAGAGCTGGTGCGATGAGGTGCTAATGACCCTGTAGGCTGCATTTTCTTAGTTCCCATATCCACAGAATATTGGAGGAGAGAATGAAGGGATAAGGTGAGCTAGTACTATCTCCCATTTTGCTTCAGGTGGCGCCTcaggcagcagcagtgaaaagctGCTCGAGCTCCTGCAAGACCAGTTTGCCATGCTGGCTGCAGTTTCTTCGAGATGACCCTACTCCTTGGGTTCTACTAATACCAACTTCTTTTATCTCAAGTGTAGGGATGTTAGCAGCTTCATACTGTTACTAATCTCAGGGTTTCCTCAATATCTCCTGTTTGGATTTGCAGCCCTTTTATCACTTGGGACACCAATGTTCTGCATTAAATAGCCTCCATCGTAAATACttaagttgtttctattttcctaGTTAGACCCTTCCTGACACAGGTGATCAATGACTTCATAAAAATTCagatattgtatggtgactaacataatataataaaaaatattaaaaataaaataaaagaatttaaaaattcagatatcAACTTACCTCACTGTTATGAATACACTTGCCTTCATAAATGAGACCATCcataatatttatttctctaattcaGGGCTTCCAACTTCagtactgttgacattttgggctggataattctttgttgtgggagacTATCCTGTGCATTGTacaatgtttagcagcatcccggGCCTCTACTTACTAGTTGCCAGTAATCCCTCCCTCCTAGGCTGCgaccaccaaaaatgtctccagacattgccaagtgtcccctgCAATGGGGGTGTGGGGCAAAACTGCCTCATGTTGAGAACAACTGCTTTAATTGAAAAGCTGATGAAAAACACTGcagccatttctttttctcctttaaagcAATGATTTATATTTGGACTAATCCCTCACTATTGTGTTTCAGTGTGGTTGTTACAGTAGAGTTTAGTAGATATGGCTGTAGCCTGTTATAtgtatgataattttattttttcaatctgCACGTTCAGTCACTTGCCAATGCAAAGTGTCCATGGTATAGAATGAAATGTTGCCTATAACTCCACAAAGGTGTCTCAGAGGTATTCTAAACTGTGCTGCCATCTTGTGTGGACATCTcaccattttcattcattcattcattcattcaacccatatttattgattatttacaGAGTGTTAGGCTCCTTTCTAAGCACATGGATGAACAATTTAAGAAGTACAGAAGTAAAGCTTTCAGTCTATCATTAGCTAGGCATAATAGCATGACACCCAGAGCTGCCACATAAGAAAAGGCTGTGTTCTTCTGGGAATGAGAGGATGTTTTTCTCAAGTCCCACTTTAATTAACAGAGactccctcttataaggatacgCCATTAAAGGCTGAGCCAAATGTCAGAAGGATAGGATGCACTTGGGTCCCACATTGGGCCACAGAATGAATGACTGAGCAACCTGTTAATGCCAATATGGATTAGGAACCACGGGATCATGGTCATGTGAGAACCATGTGGATGTAGCAATGCAAATCAAGCCCCATGACTCCCTTTGCTTTCACTTCCCTACTCAAAATAGTGctttttggttttcctcttctctctaaGAAGGTAAGCAGAGATTCTATTAGAATCTCAATGACATCAGTTACCTTGTCTCTGCTTAACTAACAGTTCTCTTTATTCAGTTATCATTGttgtaattttgaaatttatagaCTGTCTTATATATCCAGCAagcaaatgtgtttatttctgttattCGAACACCTcctctaaaactgttctaaattAGGTGGAATTTGACATGTTCTACAGCCTTGCCTTGAATAGTCATGGTATTCCTTTCAGTCCTAAGAAACAGGAATCTTTGGTAAACTGTGTAATCTCTGTCTActtgtcttttgttcttttgttcttgttctcCATATATTTATTCATGATGGGCAAGTATTGTGCCATATGTTACTGACTAAATCCTCCCTAGTTGACTATGCTTGATAGTTTTGATGATGGTGCAGTGAAGGTGGCGATGGAGAAAATGAAGCGGCTTCTATGGCCATGTAGCTCCTTAATAAATGTAGTAGAATTATCGTTGGTGTTATTATAACATCTAGATATATACTTGGTGGCATTTGAATTAGTTAGTGACTATGCATTGAAAATAGGAAAGCATCAACAGTGGGACACAGAATTACTTGCCAGTGAGGATTGCCTTGGCCAGAGGTTCCTTTAGGAATGGTTAAGTTTCCTTCTGGTGAGTGCCCACCCTGTAAGGATCCCAGAAATAGCTAGTAGATAGAACACAGCAGATTTCCCAATTCCCTCACAGAAAGGTGAAACAAGTGCAGTTAAAACAGGTAGACCCCACATATGTGTCCAGTGGTTGCCTCACCTGTTCTTCCCACTCTCGATCTCCCTACACCTGCTCCTTCCCTAATACCCTCCTGACtgctttcttcacatccttattCCTCAGTGTGTAGATCAGAGGGTTGAGTGTGGGCGCAAGGATCATGTACAGCACTGCCAGTGCTTTGCTCTGGTCCTGGGAGTAGTTGTCCTTGGGCTGCAGATACAAAAACATAATGGTCCCATAGAAGAGTGACACTACCATGAGGTGGGAGGCACAGGTCCCAAAggcctttttccttccttctgctgagcGCATTTTTACTACTGCCCTGGCGATGCACACATAAGTGGTCAGGATGATGGAGACAGGCATGCCTAGGATGATTAGCCGGGCAATAAACATTTTAGATTCCGTCGGGCCAGTATCCACACAGGAGAGTTTAACAATGATCAACAGTTCACAAAAGAAGTGGTCCACATGCCGGTTTCCACATCGAGGGAGCACCATAGCCATTGAGGACTGTAGAAAGGAATTGGCAAAACCAGAGGACCAGGAAGCTGCTGCCAGGAGGTGACACAGCCTGGGGTGCATGATAGAAGCATAGCGCAGAGGCCAGCAAACTGCAACATAGCGGTCTATTGCCATCACTGCAAGGAGCACACACTCAGTGGAGCCAAGTGCCAAGGCCACCCAGTACTGGACCATGCAGCCGGCATAGCTGATCTTCTTGTTGCCTCCCCACATGTTCACCAGCATCTGGGGCACAATGCTGGTGGTGAAGCAGAGGTCAAGCACAGAGAGGTTTctaaggaagaagtacatgggtgtgtgaaGTCCAGTGTCCAGGATAGAAAGCAGGATGATGGCCACGTTGCCCACAAGGGTTATGGTGTAGAATGTCaagacaaagagggagagaatgagctcTAACTCAGGCCGCTCAGAGAAGCCCACTAAGATGAAATCCCCACCTGTGCTGTCATTAGCTGTTTCCATCTCCTCTTCAGCCCTATCACTGCACCCTCTGCAGTGGGATTTAAGAATAATAAGTGGGTAATTAATACACATAATGGATTTAAGGGACAAGGGTGGTCCTTAGATGTGACGTAAATTCTacgtttttgtttccttttgtcctttccatcttatttttcccCTGCAGTTGGATGAAAACTCCTGCAGGTCCATGATGTCCACAGTAATAAATGTATCACAACCAATTTCAGTTATAAACATAAACAGCATCTAAGTTCACTAATTTGACAGCCCGATCCTATGAATACTAAAAACTCATAAGGTCATTTAACATTCAGTCTCGTCCTCTCCCCAGCTAGGACTCCTTCCTGATGACCCCTTGTGCTTGAGAGAGGAGCTCTGggcagcttctctctctccctgccccttccctacCAGCATGTCAGCAGTGGCCATAGGGTCCTCCTGTTTGGGCCAtgcatggggggagggaaagTTACAAAACAGTTCTTACTCTCCCAATCTGAGCCTAGGAGGTATTTAAAGAGCTGCCTCTTCTCTCATGGGAAAAGTTCAGGTTCTTAGAAGCCTCCTTACTGGGACAACAGGCCTGCAGGTTCCCAGCCTGGGCTGGTGCATCTTCCTCCTGTGAAGCTTACATCACCCTTTGTAGACTCTGCAGATCCAGCATTCTCTCCCAGCATCGTGCTACTTGATCC
This Ursus arctos isolate Adak ecotype North America unplaced genomic scaffold, UrsArc2.0 scaffold_5, whole genome shotgun sequence DNA region includes the following protein-coding sequences:
- the LOC113261473 gene encoding 60S ribosomal protein L21-like; the protein is MTNTKGKRRGTLCMFSRPFRKHGIVPLATYMPIYKKGDVDIKGMGTVQEVLHKCYHGKTGRVYSVTQHAVGLVYRQVKDEILDKRINVHIEHIKPSKSQDNFLKCVKENDQKKKEAQKIGTWIQLNLQPTPPREAHFVSTKGA
- the LOC113261942 gene encoding olfactory receptor 10, with translation METANDSTGGDFILVGFSERPELELILSLFVLTFYTITLVGNVAIILLSILDTGLHTPMYFFLRNLSVLDLCFTTSIVPQMLVNMWGGNKKISYAGCMVQYWVALALGSTECVLLAVMAIDRYVAVCWPLRYASIMHPRLCHLLAAASWSSGFANSFLQSSMAMVLPRCGNRHVDHFFCELLIIVKLSCVDTGPTESKMFIARLIILGMPVSIILTTYVCIARAVVKMRSAEGRKKAFGTCASHLMVVSLFYGTIMFLYLQPKDNYSQDQSKALAVLYMILAPTLNPLIYTLRNKDVKKAVRRVLGKEQV